A window from Dunckerocampus dactyliophorus isolate RoL2022-P2 chromosome 15, RoL_Ddac_1.1, whole genome shotgun sequence encodes these proteins:
- the rergla gene encoding ras-related and estrogen-regulated growth inhibitor-like protein yields MTEIKITVLGGEGVGKSALIVRFFTRRFIGEYASSSECIYRKGLAVEGRRINLELYEPCCQSSEGKDEIHWADGFIVVYDISNRSSFLTATTIVKLIRELPFGSAKRDVESLIFVVGNKHDLCHMREVRREEGQRLAAEFRCQFYELSAAEHYQEVERIFSQMVLSASLRSKAKERRRRPSGSKSMAKLINNVFGKRRKSV; encoded by the exons ATGACTGAGATCAAGATCACCGTGCTGGGAGGTGAAGGTGTCGGCAAGTCAG CTCTCATCGTCCGGTTCTTCACTAGACGCTTTATTGGCGAGTATGCATCCTCATCAG AATGCATATACAGAAAGGGTTTGGCTGTGGAGGGGAGGCGGATTAACCTTGAGCTCTATGAGCCCTGCTGTCAG TCCAGTGAGGGTAAAGATGAGATTCACTGGGCTGATGGTTTTATTGTGGTCTACGATATCAGCAATCGCTCGTCCTTTCTTACTGCTACAACCATAGTGAAGCTCATCAGGGAGCTCCCCTTCGGATCAGCCAAAAG GGATGTCGAGTCTCTTATATTTGTAGTGGGTAACAAACACGACCTGTGCCACATGCGAGAGGTACGCCGCGAGGAGGGTCAGCGTCTGGCGGCCGAGTTCCGCTGTCAGTTTTACGAGCTATCGGCGGCCGAGCACTACCAGGAGGTGGAACGCATATTCTCCCAGATGGTGCTGAGTGCCAGCCTTAGGAGCAAGGCGAAGGAGCGCAGGAGACGACCCAGTGGTTCCAAGTCCATGGCCAAACTTATTAACAATGTTTTCGGTAAAAGGAGGAAATCGGTGTGA